The proteins below come from a single Streptomyces sp. MRC013 genomic window:
- a CDS encoding helicase-associated domain-containing protein, translating into MATGETEWEAHVPEDHGGTAAPRTLAEALRARGDGGLAVLLRARPDLLVPVPNDLTQLATRAGTRTSVVRALERLDRFTLQTAEALAVAPDPAPYPVLLRLMAGDGGDPAVEAALPAAVGALRDRALVWGGDDRLRLVRTAREVLAPSPRHPSPTGLGPTVAEATAGMSPGRLQEILRTLGLPTTHDSVSAVAALTGLFTDRPRMDALLDEAPADALGVLDRLVWGPPYGEVTANPTPPVRWLRDRGLLLPTTARTVALPREVALHLRAGRAHRAPEPVPPAVEAAREHPPRVVDTTAAGQAYTALATAEDLLKQWDEGGPAVLRAGGLSVRDLKRTAALLGVTEPVAAFWLELLYASGLLAPDGAAEERYAPTPAYDEWLDLPAPRRWVRLAAAWLAATRTPGLVGGQDAKGRTLSALGPDLDRGAAPEVRRRVLELLAALPPGAAPEPEAVLARLRWERPLRGGGTDLRARLATWALAEAELLGVTGRGALSAHGRALVESAHGRAPAEPAHDRAPAEGVGEDAAVALLAPLLPEPVDHVLLQADLTAVAPGPLRRPLADALAVLADVESKGGATVYRFTPASVRRALDAGRTAADLHAFLAAHSRTPVPQPLAYLVDDVARRHGHLRVGAASSYVRCDDDAVLGEILADRRSASLGLRRLAPTVLAAGADPAALLEGLRSMGFAPAAESAGGDVLVTRARAHRTPPRTPPVPVPDGPPSPDDALLEAAVRAIRAGDLAATVPRKEPGTADARAGGPPPRTSPAETLATVQAAALTGSAVWIGYVNADGAASQHVIAPVRVEGGHVTAYDHTADGVRTFPLHRITGVAELAEE; encoded by the coding sequence ATGGCGACCGGCGAGACCGAGTGGGAGGCGCACGTGCCCGAGGACCACGGCGGTACGGCGGCGCCCCGCACCCTCGCGGAGGCGCTGCGGGCCCGGGGCGACGGAGGACTGGCGGTGCTGCTGCGCGCCCGGCCCGACCTGCTCGTCCCCGTACCGAACGACCTGACCCAGCTCGCGACCAGGGCCGGCACCCGGACCTCCGTCGTCCGCGCCCTGGAACGGCTGGACCGGTTCACCCTCCAGACCGCCGAGGCGCTGGCCGTGGCGCCCGACCCGGCGCCGTACCCGGTGCTGCTCCGGCTCATGGCCGGCGACGGCGGCGACCCGGCCGTCGAGGCCGCGCTGCCGGCCGCCGTCGGCGCCCTGCGCGACCGGGCCCTCGTGTGGGGCGGCGACGACCGGCTCCGGCTGGTGCGCACCGCGCGCGAGGTACTCGCCCCGTCCCCGCGGCACCCCTCCCCCACCGGCCTCGGCCCGACCGTCGCCGAGGCCACCGCCGGGATGTCACCGGGCCGCCTCCAGGAGATCCTCCGGACCCTGGGACTGCCCACCACCCACGACTCCGTCTCGGCGGTCGCCGCGCTGACCGGCCTGTTCACCGACCGCCCCCGGATGGACGCCCTCCTCGACGAGGCCCCGGCGGACGCCCTCGGCGTACTGGACCGGCTCGTGTGGGGGCCGCCGTACGGCGAGGTGACCGCCAACCCGACGCCGCCGGTGCGCTGGCTCCGCGACCGCGGCCTGCTCCTGCCGACCACCGCCCGCACCGTCGCGCTCCCCCGCGAGGTGGCGCTGCACCTGCGGGCCGGGCGGGCGCACCGCGCGCCGGAACCGGTGCCGCCGGCCGTGGAGGCGGCCCGCGAACACCCTCCGCGGGTGGTGGACACCACGGCGGCCGGCCAGGCGTACACGGCGCTCGCCACCGCCGAGGACCTGCTGAAGCAGTGGGACGAGGGCGGGCCCGCCGTCCTGCGCGCCGGCGGCCTGTCCGTCCGCGACCTGAAGCGGACCGCCGCCCTCCTCGGCGTGACCGAACCGGTCGCCGCGTTCTGGCTGGAGCTGCTGTACGCCTCCGGGCTGCTCGCCCCGGACGGCGCCGCCGAAGAGCGGTACGCGCCGACCCCCGCGTACGACGAGTGGCTCGACCTGCCGGCCCCCCGCCGCTGGGTCCGCCTCGCCGCCGCCTGGCTCGCCGCCACCCGCACACCGGGCCTGGTCGGCGGCCAGGACGCCAAGGGCCGCACCCTGTCCGCACTCGGCCCCGACCTGGACCGGGGCGCCGCCCCCGAGGTCCGCCGCCGGGTACTGGAACTGCTCGCCGCGCTGCCGCCGGGCGCCGCACCGGAACCGGAGGCCGTGCTGGCCCGGCTGCGCTGGGAGCGGCCCCTGCGCGGCGGCGGCACCGACCTGCGCGCCCGCCTCGCCACCTGGGCGCTCGCCGAGGCCGAACTGCTCGGCGTCACCGGCCGGGGCGCCCTCTCCGCACACGGCCGCGCCCTGGTGGAGTCCGCACACGGCCGCGCCCCGGCGGAGCCCGCGCACGACCGCGCCCCGGCGGAGGGGGTCGGCGAGGACGCCGCCGTCGCGCTGCTGGCGCCGCTGCTGCCCGAACCGGTCGACCACGTCCTGCTCCAGGCCGACCTGACCGCCGTCGCCCCCGGTCCGCTGCGCCGTCCCCTCGCCGACGCCCTGGCGGTCCTCGCGGACGTCGAGTCCAAGGGCGGCGCGACCGTGTACCGCTTCACGCCCGCCTCCGTGCGCCGTGCGCTGGACGCCGGGCGGACCGCCGCCGACCTCCACGCCTTCCTCGCGGCGCACTCCCGCACGCCCGTGCCGCAGCCGCTGGCGTACCTGGTCGACGACGTGGCCCGTCGCCACGGCCACCTCCGGGTGGGCGCCGCCTCCTCGTACGTCCGCTGCGACGACGACGCCGTCCTCGGGGAGATCCTCGCCGACCGGCGGTCTGCCTCCCTGGGCCTGCGCCGTCTCGCCCCGACCGTCCTGGCCGCCGGCGCCGACCCGGCGGCCCTGCTGGAGGGACTGCGGTCCATGGGGTTCGCCCCGGCCGCCGAGTCCGCCGGGGGCGACGTGCTGGTCACCCGCGCCCGCGCCCACCGCACCCCGCCGCGCACCCCGCCCGTCCCCGTCCCGGACGGCCCGCCGTCACCCGACGACGCCCTGCTCGAAGCGGCCGTCCGCGCCATCCGCGCCGGGGACCTCGCCGCCACCGTCCCCCGCAAGGAGCCGGGGACGGCGGACGCCCGCGCCGGCGGCCCCCCGCCGCGCACCTCCCCCGCCGAGACCCTGGCCACCGTCCAGGCCGCCGCGCTGACCGGCTCGGCGGTCTGGATCGGCTACGTCAACGCCGACGGCGCCGCCAGCCAGCACGTCATCGCACCGGTCCGCGTCGAGGGCGGCCACGTCACCGCCTACGACCACACGGCCGACGGGGTGCGCACCTTCCCCCTGCACCGCATCACGGGCGTCGCGGAGCTGGCGGAGGAGTGA
- a CDS encoding winged helix-turn-helix domain-containing protein: MTQEPKGPDGPHGEEDSVVLDAKGLRAMAHPVRVQLVGLLRKHGPSTATRLAERLGVNSGTASYHLRQLGAAGFVEEDAERGNARERWWRAVHRTTELNDRGLADREPEATLAFLQSVATAYTLRTQQTLNELQTMPRAWRDTLDMSDWLLRLTPEEAVALRRELRDVIARYRRDTPEAAATAPEGAERVGLVVHLLPEPDAPARPEARSGPEAAAGTEAS; encoded by the coding sequence ATGACCCAGGAACCGAAGGGGCCGGACGGCCCGCACGGCGAAGAGGACTCCGTCGTACTGGACGCCAAGGGGCTGCGCGCCATGGCGCATCCGGTACGCGTACAACTGGTCGGGCTGCTGCGGAAGCACGGGCCGTCGACGGCCACCCGCCTCGCCGAGCGGCTGGGCGTGAACTCCGGGACGGCCAGTTACCACCTGCGCCAGCTCGGCGCGGCCGGCTTCGTCGAGGAGGACGCGGAACGCGGCAACGCGCGGGAACGCTGGTGGCGTGCGGTGCACCGGACGACCGAGCTCAACGACCGGGGCCTGGCCGACCGGGAGCCCGAGGCCACCCTGGCCTTCCTGCAGTCCGTCGCCACCGCCTACACCCTGCGCACCCAGCAGACGCTGAACGAGCTGCAGACGATGCCCCGCGCGTGGCGGGACACCCTCGACATGAGCGACTGGCTCCTGCGGCTCACGCCCGAGGAGGCCGTCGCCCTGCGCCGGGAGCTGAGAGACGTGATCGCCCGCTACCGCAGGGACACCCCCGAGGCGGCGGCGACCGCCCCGGAGGGGGCCGAGCGGGTGGGCCTCGTCGTCCACCTCCTGCCGGAACCGGACGCACCCGCCCGGCCGGAGGCGCGCTCCGGCCCCGAGGCCGCGGCAGGGACGGAGGCGTCGTGA
- a CDS encoding MFS transporter gives MTGRDPGADGAPGKRSLRPLGGVLAAMAVSLAGTRVSAVALPWFVLVTTGSATRTGLVAFCEMAPYVVVKALSGPLVDRIGPRAVSWTTDLASAGAAAAIPLLHALDLLSFPLLLALVVLIGAARGPGDLAKEVMVPEAAERGRVPLERAAGLSGVVERLASTAGPVAGGSLVALLGPLTGLAVNAGCFALGSVIIAFALPRGTGRAVEEAPPRPGEAGAGYWRRFAEGFAFLRGDPLLLTVIVMVGITNLLDAAFAAVLVPVWAEESGGGPVAIGLMGGAMGAAAVAGSLIAAAAAHRLRRRVVFFAGFLLAGAPRFLVLASDAPLGTVLAVFAVSGFGAGFVNPILGAVFFERVPRRMLGRVKALGASLAWCGIPFGGLIAGAAVTTAGLLPVLLACGAAYFLTTSLAAVRPEWRAMDGAGGPEGPDGPGGPGGPEPGAGEGVSRKDASTAA, from the coding sequence GTGACGGGGCGTGACCCGGGTGCCGACGGCGCGCCCGGGAAGCGGTCCTTACGGCCCCTGGGAGGGGTGCTCGCGGCCATGGCCGTGTCGCTGGCCGGTACGCGGGTGTCGGCCGTGGCGCTGCCCTGGTTCGTGCTCGTCACGACCGGCAGCGCCACCCGGACCGGACTGGTCGCCTTCTGCGAGATGGCCCCCTACGTGGTGGTCAAGGCGCTCAGCGGGCCGCTGGTGGACCGGATCGGCCCGCGGGCCGTCTCCTGGACCACCGACCTGGCGAGTGCGGGCGCGGCCGCCGCGATCCCCCTGCTCCACGCCCTGGACCTGCTCTCCTTCCCGCTCCTGCTGGCCCTGGTCGTACTGATCGGCGCGGCCCGCGGCCCCGGCGACCTGGCCAAGGAGGTCATGGTGCCGGAGGCGGCCGAGCGCGGCCGGGTGCCGCTGGAGCGGGCCGCCGGCCTGTCCGGGGTGGTCGAGCGGCTCGCCTCCACCGCCGGCCCGGTGGCCGGTGGCTCCCTGGTGGCACTGCTCGGCCCGCTGACGGGACTCGCCGTCAACGCGGGCTGCTTCGCGCTCGGTTCGGTGATCATCGCGTTCGCGCTGCCCCGCGGCACGGGGCGGGCCGTCGAGGAGGCGCCACCGCGGCCCGGAGAGGCGGGGGCGGGCTACTGGCGGCGGTTCGCGGAGGGCTTCGCCTTCCTGCGCGGCGACCCGCTGCTGCTGACGGTCATCGTCATGGTGGGGATCACCAACCTGCTGGACGCGGCGTTCGCCGCGGTGCTCGTGCCCGTCTGGGCCGAGGAGTCCGGCGGCGGGCCGGTCGCGATCGGCCTGATGGGCGGCGCCATGGGGGCCGCGGCGGTCGCGGGAAGCCTGATCGCCGCGGCGGCCGCGCACCGGCTGCGGCGCCGGGTGGTGTTCTTCGCCGGCTTCCTGCTGGCCGGCGCGCCGAGGTTCCTGGTCCTCGCCTCCGACGCCCCGCTGGGGACGGTACTGGCGGTGTTCGCGGTCAGCGGGTTCGGCGCGGGTTTCGTCAACCCGATCCTGGGGGCCGTCTTCTTCGAGCGGGTCCCGCGCCGGATGCTGGGCCGGGTCAAGGCGCTCGGCGCCTCGCTCGCCTGGTGCGGCATCCCCTTCGGCGGGCTGATCGCCGGGGCGGCGGTGACCACGGCCGGGCTGCTGCCGGTGCTGCTCGCCTGCGGGGCCGCGTACTTCCTCACCACGAGTCTGGCCGCAGTGCGCCCGGAGTGGCGCGCGATGGACGGCGCGGGCGGACCGGAGGGACCGGACGGACCGGGCGGACCGGGCGGACCGGAGCCGGGTGCCGGTGAAGGCGTCTCGCGGAAGGACGCCAGCACCGCGGCGTGA